In one window of Posidoniimonas corsicana DNA:
- the nqrF gene encoding NADH:ubiquinone reductase (Na(+)-transporting) subunit F, translating to MTVILGILLFTIIVLALVAIILAAKSQLVASGDVEIVINEQKTIHVPAGGKLLNALADEGIFVSSACGGGGTCAQCEVKIHEGGGEILETEKAHISKKEAREGCRLSCQVAVKQDMKVEVPPEAFDTKKWECTVRSNNNVATFIKELVLELPEGEDVNFKAGGYIQIECPPHVVHYKDFVIDERFHEDWDKYNVWQYTSKVDEEVVRAYSMANYPGEKGIIMLNVRVASPPPRIPDAPPGKMSSYIFNLKPGDKVTISGPYGEFFIKETDAEMVYIGGGAGMAPLRSHIFELFKNLQTGRKVSYWYGGRSSRELFYVDHFRKIEEEYPNFKFNIALSEPLPEDNWTGYQGFIHQVLLDNYLKDHPAPEDIEYYICGPPMMNAAVFKMLDDLGVEKENIAYDDFGG from the coding sequence ATGACCGTTATCCTTGGCATCCTGTTGTTCACGATCATCGTCCTGGCGCTGGTGGCGATCATCCTCGCCGCCAAGAGCCAGCTCGTCGCGTCCGGCGACGTCGAGATCGTGATCAACGAGCAGAAGACGATCCACGTCCCCGCGGGCGGCAAGCTGCTCAACGCGCTGGCCGACGAGGGCATCTTTGTCTCCAGCGCGTGCGGCGGCGGCGGCACCTGCGCCCAGTGCGAGGTGAAGATCCACGAGGGCGGCGGCGAGATCCTCGAGACCGAGAAGGCCCACATCAGCAAGAAGGAGGCCCGCGAGGGCTGCCGCCTGTCCTGCCAGGTCGCGGTCAAGCAGGACATGAAGGTCGAGGTCCCGCCAGAGGCCTTCGACACCAAGAAGTGGGAGTGCACGGTCCGCTCGAACAACAACGTCGCGACGTTCATCAAGGAGCTCGTGCTCGAGCTGCCCGAGGGCGAGGACGTCAACTTCAAGGCCGGCGGCTACATCCAGATCGAGTGCCCGCCGCACGTGGTCCACTACAAGGACTTCGTCATCGACGAGCGGTTTCACGAGGACTGGGACAAGTACAACGTCTGGCAGTACACCTCGAAGGTCGACGAGGAGGTCGTGCGGGCGTACTCCATGGCCAACTACCCGGGCGAGAAGGGCATCATCATGCTCAACGTCCGCGTGGCGAGCCCCCCGCCCCGCATCCCCGACGCGCCCCCCGGCAAGATGTCCAGCTACATCTTCAACCTGAAGCCGGGCGACAAGGTCACGATCTCCGGGCCTTACGGCGAGTTCTTCATCAAGGAGACCGACGCCGAAATGGTCTACATCGGCGGCGGCGCCGGCATGGCCCCGCTCCGCAGCCACATCTTCGAGCTGTTCAAGAACCTCCAGACCGGCCGCAAGGTGAGCTACTGGTACGGCGGACGCAGCTCGCGCGAGCTGTTCTACGTGGACCACTTCCGGAAGATCGAAGAGGAGTACCCGAACTTCAAGTTCAACATCGCCCTCTCCGAGCCGCTGCCCGAGGACAACTGGACCGGCTACCAGGGCTTCATCCACCAGGTGCTGCTCGACAACTACCTGAAGGACCACCCAGCGCCGGAAGACATCGAGTACTACATCTGCGGCCCGCCCATGATGAACGCGGCCGTGTTCAAGATGCTCGACGACCTGGGCGTTGAGAAGGAAAACATCGCCTACGACGACTTCGGTGGGTAA
- the nqrE gene encoding NADH:ubiquinone reductase (Na(+)-transporting) subunit E: MEHYIDIFLRSIFAENLALAFFLGMCTFLAVSKNVKMAVGLGIAVIVIMTITIPANNLIYQFLLKEGALYSWLPASASSALGITASTNFEYLGLISYIGVIAAMVQILEMTLDRFFPPLYNALGIFLPLITVNCAILGGSLFMVERDYNFPESCVFGFGSGVGWALAIAALAGIREKMRYSDVPAGLKGLGITFMTVGLMALAFMSFGGM, from the coding sequence ATGGAACACTACATCGACATCTTCCTCCGCTCGATCTTCGCGGAGAACCTGGCGCTCGCCTTCTTCCTGGGCATGTGCACGTTCCTGGCGGTCAGCAAGAACGTGAAGATGGCGGTCGGCCTGGGGATCGCGGTGATCGTGATCATGACCATCACGATCCCGGCCAACAACCTGATCTACCAGTTCCTGCTGAAGGAGGGCGCGCTGTACTCGTGGCTGCCGGCCTCGGCCTCTTCGGCGCTCGGCATCACCGCCAGCACCAACTTCGAGTACCTCGGCCTGATCAGCTACATCGGCGTGATCGCGGCCATGGTGCAGATCCTCGAGATGACCCTCGACCGATTCTTCCCGCCGCTCTACAACGCGCTGGGCATCTTCCTGCCGCTGATCACCGTGAACTGCGCTATTTTGGGCGGGTCGCTGTTTATGGTGGAGCGTGACTACAACTTCCCCGAGAGCTGCGTGTTCGGCTTCGGGTCCGGCGTGGGCTGGGCGCTCGCCATCGCGGCCCTGGCCGGCATCCGCGAGAAGATGCGCTACAGCGACGTCCCCGCCGGGCTGAAAGGCCTGGGCATCACCTTCATGACGGTCGGCCTGATGGCCCTGGCCTTTATGTCCTTCGGCGGCATGTAG
- a CDS encoding NADH:ubiquinone reductase (Na(+)-transporting) subunit D, which translates to MAKASPKDVLVDPIVNNNPIALQVLGICSALAVTTKLETSLLMAGAVIFVTGMSGAAVSLVRSYVPSSIRIIVQMTIIASLVIVVDQFLKAYFYDISKPISVFVGLIITNCIVMGRAEAYAMKNSPGMSFLDGIGTALGYSLILVVVGFFRELLGSGKLMGFDVMPDSYVGNGLMLLPPSAFFLIGGFIWILRTLKPEQIEHDA; encoded by the coding sequence ATGGCGAAAGCCTCCCCCAAAGACGTTCTGGTCGACCCGATCGTTAACAACAACCCGATTGCGCTGCAGGTGCTCGGCATCTGCTCCGCGTTGGCGGTCACGACCAAACTCGAGACCTCGCTGCTGATGGCCGGGGCGGTGATCTTTGTGACCGGAATGTCCGGCGCGGCGGTCAGCCTGGTCCGCAGCTACGTGCCCAGCAGCATCCGGATCATCGTGCAGATGACCATCATCGCGTCGCTGGTGATCGTGGTCGACCAGTTCCTCAAGGCCTACTTCTACGACATCAGCAAGCCGATCAGCGTGTTCGTCGGCCTGATCATCACCAACTGCATCGTGATGGGCCGCGCCGAGGCCTACGCCATGAAGAACTCGCCCGGCATGAGCTTCCTGGACGGCATCGGCACCGCGCTCGGCTACAGCCTGATCCTGGTGGTCGTCGGGTTCTTCCGCGAGCTGCTGGGGAGCGGCAAGCTGATGGGCTTCGACGTGATGCCCGACTCGTACGTCGGCAACGGCCTGATGCTGCTGCCGCCCAGCGCGTTCTTCCTGATCGGCGGGTTCATCTGGATCCTCCGCACGCTCAAGCCCGAGCAGATCGAGCACGACGCCTAG
- a CDS encoding Na(+)-translocating NADH-quinone reductase subunit C, with protein MQRDSTAGTFIVATVLCVVCSFLVAGTAQLLDGKIKSNKVVDRKKNVLIAAGLVDASASPEQVDKEYDDKIKEVMVDLATGQPVSDDELPKGYDPKKAANDPKLNVPVENNALMGIRNREPYAPVYKIASGGYVLPVYGKGLWGTLWGFLALEDDATTVKGITFYDHKETPGLGAEIADSEQWKEQWPGKKAIDSNGDVQLQVKKGKTASDNPAFDYTIDGVSGATITSKGVDHLIKYWLGDDGFGKYLAKQ; from the coding sequence ATGCAGCGTGACTCCACCGCCGGCACGTTTATCGTGGCCACCGTCTTGTGCGTTGTCTGCTCGTTCCTGGTCGCAGGGACGGCGCAGCTGCTGGACGGCAAGATCAAGAGCAACAAGGTCGTCGACCGGAAAAAGAACGTCCTGATCGCCGCCGGGCTCGTGGACGCGTCCGCCTCGCCCGAACAGGTCGACAAGGAGTACGACGACAAGATCAAGGAGGTCATGGTCGACCTCGCCACCGGCCAGCCGGTCAGCGACGACGAGCTGCCCAAGGGCTACGACCCCAAGAAGGCGGCCAACGACCCCAAGCTGAACGTCCCCGTCGAGAACAACGCCCTGATGGGCATCCGCAACCGCGAGCCGTACGCGCCGGTCTACAAGATCGCGTCCGGCGGCTACGTGCTGCCGGTCTACGGCAAGGGCCTGTGGGGCACCCTGTGGGGCTTCCTCGCCCTGGAGGATGACGCCACGACCGTCAAGGGCATCACCTTCTATGACCACAAAGAGACCCCCGGCCTGGGCGCCGAGATCGCCGACAGCGAGCAGTGGAAAGAGCAGTGGCCCGGCAAGAAGGCGATCGACTCCAACGGCGACGTCCAGCTCCAGGTCAAGAAGGGCAAGACGGCCTCCGACAACCCGGCGTTCGACTACACCATCGACGGCGTGTCCGGCGCGACCATCACGTCCAAGGGCGTCGACCACCTGATCAAGTACTGGCTCGGCGACGACGGATTCGGCAAGTACCTGGCGAAACAGTAA
- a CDS encoding NADH:ubiquinone reductase (Na(+)-transporting) subunit B: MKFLRQQLDKVAPLFEKGGKLERLYPLYEAQDTFLFTPGETTKSASHVRDALDMKRMMSMVIVALGPCILWALYNTGYQANLAISLGAAPIDSWRETLLAPLGPMVHDPSSILGCFIHGLVWFLPVYIVTMAVGGVCELVFSLIRGHEINEGFLVTGMLFPLTLPPTIPLWQVALGIMFGVVIGKEIFGGTGKNFLNPALTARAFLYFAYPARISGEWVASGASNIGVWVAAKQADAVSGATTLGVMVNAGKGVGPEAAMSQAKNADFTWLDCFLGNIQGSMGETSTLCCLLGAAILIASGIGSWRIMAGCVLGCLGMGFLFWGFRGTSDNPLADIAPWWHLVIGGFAFGTVFMATDPVSAAMTEIGKWWYGILIGVMTVLIRVANPAFPEGIMLAILFGNVMAPLIDYYVIQANVKRRMARYAA; encoded by the coding sequence ATGAAATTCCTTAGGCAACAGCTCGACAAGGTTGCGCCGCTCTTCGAGAAGGGGGGCAAGCTCGAACGCCTGTACCCGCTCTACGAAGCGCAGGACACGTTCCTGTTCACGCCCGGCGAAACGACCAAGTCCGCCTCGCACGTCCGCGACGCGCTGGACATGAAGCGGATGATGTCCATGGTGATCGTGGCCCTCGGGCCGTGCATCCTGTGGGCGCTCTACAACACGGGCTACCAGGCGAACCTCGCGATCTCGCTGGGCGCCGCGCCGATCGACTCCTGGCGCGAGACGCTGCTCGCCCCGCTGGGGCCGATGGTCCACGACCCCAGCAGCATCCTCGGCTGCTTCATCCACGGACTGGTGTGGTTCCTGCCGGTGTACATCGTGACGATGGCCGTCGGCGGCGTGTGCGAGCTGGTCTTCTCGCTGATCCGTGGGCACGAGATCAACGAGGGCTTCCTGGTCACCGGCATGCTGTTCCCGCTGACGCTGCCCCCCACCATCCCGCTGTGGCAGGTGGCGCTGGGTATCATGTTCGGCGTGGTGATCGGCAAGGAGATCTTCGGCGGCACCGGCAAGAACTTCCTCAACCCGGCGCTCACGGCTCGGGCGTTCCTGTACTTCGCCTACCCGGCCCGGATCTCGGGCGAGTGGGTGGCCAGCGGCGCGTCGAACATCGGCGTGTGGGTCGCGGCCAAGCAGGCGGACGCCGTGTCCGGCGCCACGACGCTGGGCGTGATGGTCAACGCCGGCAAGGGCGTGGGCCCCGAGGCCGCGATGTCGCAGGCCAAGAACGCCGACTTCACCTGGCTGGACTGCTTCCTCGGCAACATCCAGGGCTCCATGGGCGAGACCTCCACCCTCTGCTGCCTGCTGGGCGCCGCGATCCTGATCGCCTCGGGCATCGGCTCGTGGCGGATCATGGCTGGTTGCGTGCTGGGCTGCCTGGGCATGGGCTTCCTGTTCTGGGGCTTCCGCGGCACCAGCGACAACCCGCTGGCCGACATCGCCCCGTGGTGGCACCTGGTCATCGGCGGGTTTGCGTTCGGCACGGTCTTCATGGCGACCGACCCGGTGTCCGCCGCGATGACCGAGATCGGCAAATGGTGGTACGGCATCCTGATCGGGGTGATGACCGTGCTGATCCGGGTGGCCAACCCGGCGTTCCCCGAGGGCATCATGCTGGCCATCCTGTTCGGCAACGTGATGGCGCCGCTCATCGACTACTACGTCATCCAAGCGAATGTGAAAAGGAGGATGGCCCGCTATGCAGCGTGA
- a CDS encoding Na(+)-translocating NADH-quinone reductase subunit A: MTRRFEISKGLNIPLNGEPRQTIEQSPPVRHYALLGDDYIGMKPTMEVAEGDEVRKGQLLFTDKKNEGVRFTAPVAGKVVAVNRGAKRRFESLVIEQAGDLEFVFNSYPDANLAQLPREQVVDNLVSSGLWTALRTRPYSKVPAIDSAPAAIFVTAIDTNPLAIDPSVVLADLQADFIAGLEALSVLTTGPTYLCKADGVSLPGEDLACVEAVEFSGPHPAGLVGTHIHFLMPAHMDRTVWHIGYQDVAAVGRLMRTGVLMTDRVVSIAGPATNDPRLVRTTLGANLTELTDGELRLDAGQKARIVSGSVLAGRTAESPVDFLGRYHTQVSVLVEGSEREFIGWMLPGFDKFSFSRAYAGSWLAKFMPPDRGFALTTSTGGSHRAIVPTGAYESVVPLDIVPTPLLKALAVDDTETAFALGALELDEEDLALCTFVCTSKNNYGTLLRDCLTTIEREG; the protein is encoded by the coding sequence ATGACGCGTCGGTTTGAAATCAGCAAGGGCCTGAATATCCCGCTCAATGGGGAGCCCCGCCAGACAATCGAACAGAGCCCGCCGGTGCGGCACTACGCCCTCTTGGGTGACGACTACATCGGCATGAAGCCGACCATGGAGGTCGCCGAGGGGGACGAGGTCCGCAAGGGCCAGCTGCTGTTCACCGACAAGAAGAACGAGGGCGTCCGCTTCACCGCGCCGGTCGCGGGGAAGGTGGTCGCTGTGAACCGCGGCGCCAAGCGCCGGTTCGAGTCGCTGGTAATCGAGCAGGCGGGCGACCTGGAGTTTGTGTTCAACTCCTACCCCGACGCCAACCTGGCCCAGCTGCCACGGGAGCAGGTAGTCGACAACCTGGTCAGCTCCGGGCTGTGGACCGCGCTGCGGACCCGCCCGTATAGCAAGGTCCCGGCGATCGACTCCGCGCCGGCGGCGATCTTTGTCACCGCCATCGACACCAACCCACTGGCGATCGACCCCAGCGTCGTGCTGGCCGACCTGCAGGCCGACTTCATCGCCGGGCTCGAGGCGCTGAGCGTGCTGACCACCGGCCCCACCTACCTGTGCAAGGCGGACGGCGTCAGCCTGCCGGGCGAGGACCTCGCCTGCGTCGAGGCGGTTGAGTTCAGCGGCCCGCACCCGGCCGGCCTGGTGGGCACCCACATCCACTTCCTGATGCCCGCCCACATGGACCGCACCGTGTGGCACATCGGCTACCAGGACGTAGCGGCGGTGGGCCGCCTGATGCGGACCGGCGTGCTGATGACCGACCGTGTGGTGTCGATCGCCGGCCCCGCCACCAACGACCCGCGTCTGGTGCGGACCACGCTGGGCGCCAACCTCACCGAGCTGACCGACGGCGAGCTGCGGCTGGACGCCGGGCAGAAGGCCCGCATCGTTTCGGGGTCGGTTCTGGCGGGCCGCACGGCCGAGTCCCCGGTCGACTTCCTCGGCCGGTACCACACGCAGGTGTCGGTGCTGGTGGAGGGGTCCGAGCGGGAGTTCATCGGCTGGATGCTCCCCGGGTTCGACAAGTTCTCGTTCTCCCGCGCTTACGCCGGCAGCTGGCTCGCCAAGTTTATGCCCCCCGACCGGGGGTTCGCGCTGACCACGAGCACCGGCGGCAGCCACCGCGCGATCGTGCCGACCGGCGCCTACGAGAGCGTGGTGCCGCTGGACATCGTCCCCACCCCGCTGCTCAAGGCGCTGGCCGTCGACGACACCGAGACCGCCTTTGCGCTCGGCGCCCTGGAGCTGGACGAGGAGGACCTCGCGCTGTGCACCTTTGTCTGCACCAGCAAGAACAACTACGGCACGCTGCTGCGTGACTGCCTGACAACAATCGAGCGGGAGGGGTAA
- the sucC gene encoding ADP-forming succinate--CoA ligase subunit beta yields MNIHEFQGKQLLASYGIPKPDGIVAKTPEEAAAAFEKLGGPIAVVKAQIHAGGRGKGTIKGSDQHGVELVKTADDAARVAKALLGGELVTIQTGPAGQTVKQVLVEGGCDIARELYLGIVVDRAVKKPVLMVSTEGGMDIEKVAEETPEKIYKEAFLPDGGLSDEQAKGLAAKLGLEGGSVESAVKFMQAICKLFVEQDCSLAEINPLVVTGGGDLMALDAKINFDDNALFRHKDILEMRDTSEEDPNELRAGEAGLSYVQLEGNIGCLVNGAGLAMSTMDLVKLHGGQPANFLDVGGGANKDQVTEAFRILLGDPNVKAVLVNIFGGIMQCTTIANAVLAAYKEVGFNVPLVVRLEGTEVEEGRKILAESDVDIITADGLTDAAQKVVAAAGAA; encoded by the coding sequence ATGAATATTCACGAGTTCCAGGGCAAGCAGCTCCTCGCCAGCTACGGCATCCCGAAGCCGGACGGAATCGTCGCCAAGACGCCGGAGGAGGCCGCGGCAGCCTTCGAGAAGCTCGGCGGGCCGATCGCCGTAGTGAAGGCTCAGATCCACGCCGGCGGCCGCGGCAAGGGCACGATCAAGGGCTCCGACCAGCACGGCGTGGAGTTGGTCAAGACCGCTGACGACGCGGCCCGCGTCGCCAAGGCGCTCTTGGGCGGCGAGTTGGTCACCATCCAGACCGGACCCGCGGGGCAGACCGTCAAGCAGGTGCTGGTGGAAGGCGGCTGCGACATCGCCCGCGAGCTCTACCTGGGCATCGTTGTCGACCGTGCCGTGAAGAAGCCGGTGCTGATGGTGTCGACCGAGGGCGGCATGGACATCGAGAAGGTCGCCGAGGAGACGCCCGAGAAGATTTACAAGGAGGCGTTCCTGCCGGACGGCGGGCTGAGCGACGAGCAGGCCAAGGGCCTGGCCGCGAAGCTCGGACTGGAGGGCGGCTCGGTCGAGTCGGCCGTGAAGTTCATGCAGGCCATCTGCAAGCTGTTCGTGGAGCAGGACTGCAGCCTGGCGGAGATCAACCCGCTGGTGGTGACCGGCGGCGGCGACCTGATGGCGCTGGACGCCAAGATCAACTTCGACGACAACGCGCTGTTCCGCCACAAGGACATCCTCGAGATGCGGGACACCAGCGAGGAAGACCCTAACGAGCTGCGGGCTGGCGAGGCGGGCCTGAGCTACGTGCAGCTGGAGGGCAACATCGGCTGCCTGGTCAACGGCGCCGGGCTGGCGATGAGCACGATGGACCTGGTGAAGCTGCACGGCGGCCAGCCGGCCAACTTTCTGGACGTCGGCGGCGGGGCCAACAAGGACCAGGTCACCGAGGCGTTCCGCATCCTGCTGGGCGACCCCAACGTCAAGGCGGTGCTGGTGAACATCTTCGGCGGCATTATGCAGTGCACCACCATCGCCAACGCGGTGCTGGCCGCGTACAAGGAGGTCGGCTTCAACGTGCCGCTGGTCGTGCGGCTGGAGGGGACCGAGGTCGAAGAGGGTCGCAAGATCCTCGCCGAGTCGGACGTCGACATCATCACGGCCGACGGTCTGACCGACGCCGCTCAGAAGGTCGTGGCGGCCGCGGGGGCGGCCTAG
- a CDS encoding four helix bundle protein: MKSFHDLVVWQKAHQLTLDVYRETKNFPSDERYGVTSQLRRSMSSIPANIAEGCGRGTDADFARFLQIAMGSASETEYHLRLSHDLSYLTQDQWTQLNKHICEVKRMLASLLKKLKADS, from the coding sequence ATGAAGAGCTTTCATGATTTGGTCGTTTGGCAGAAGGCCCATCAGCTCACCCTCGACGTCTATCGGGAGACAAAGAACTTCCCTAGCGACGAGCGATACGGAGTTACGAGTCAACTACGGAGATCGATGAGCTCGATACCGGCCAATATCGCCGAAGGTTGCGGTCGGGGGACCGACGCCGACTTCGCCCGCTTCCTACAAATCGCGATGGGGTCCGCCTCCGAAACCGAGTACCACCTGCGACTGTCCCATGACCTGAGCTACTTGACCCAGGATCAATGGACTCAACTCAATAAGCACATCTGCGAAGTCAAGCGAATGCTCGCTTCGCTCCTAAAAAAGCTGAAAGCTGACAGCTGA
- the sucD gene encoding succinate--CoA ligase subunit alpha yields the protein MSILVNKETRLICQGMTGKAGEFHSRNCIEYGTNLVAGVTPGKGGQTVLDRPVYDSVAEAVEKHGADASMIFVPPPFTAKAIIEAVDAGIKVICAITEGVPVMDMVGVWDYIKDKPVRLVGPNCPGVITPEECKIGIMPGYIHKKGPVGLISRSGTLTYEGVWQLSNLGMGQSTCVGIGGDPVNGTSFIDCLKLFQEDGDTEAILMMGEIGGTAEEEAAAYIKANVTKPVAAFIAGRTAPPGKRMGHAGAVISGGKGTAEDKIAALQDAGIEVAESPADMGEAMKRAIANHK from the coding sequence ATGTCGATCCTAGTCAACAAAGAAACTCGCCTCATCTGCCAGGGCATGACCGGCAAGGCGGGCGAGTTCCACAGCCGCAACTGCATCGAGTACGGCACCAACCTGGTCGCCGGAGTTACGCCCGGCAAGGGCGGGCAGACCGTGCTGGACCGCCCGGTCTACGACTCGGTGGCCGAGGCGGTCGAGAAGCACGGCGCAGACGCGTCGATGATCTTCGTGCCGCCCCCGTTCACCGCCAAGGCGATCATCGAAGCGGTCGACGCCGGCATCAAGGTGATCTGCGCCATCACCGAGGGCGTGCCCGTGATGGACATGGTCGGCGTGTGGGACTACATCAAGGACAAGCCGGTCCGGCTGGTGGGCCCCAACTGCCCGGGCGTGATCACTCCCGAGGAGTGCAAGATCGGCATCATGCCGGGCTACATCCACAAGAAGGGCCCGGTCGGCCTGATCAGCCGCAGCGGCACGCTGACTTACGAGGGCGTGTGGCAGCTGAGCAACCTGGGCATGGGCCAGTCGACCTGCGTCGGCATCGGCGGCGACCCGGTCAACGGCACGTCGTTTATCGACTGCCTGAAGCTGTTCCAGGAGGACGGCGACACCGAGGCGATCCTGATGATGGGCGAGATCGGCGGAACCGCCGAGGAAGAGGCCGCCGCCTACATCAAGGCCAACGTCACCAAGCCGGTGGCCGCGTTCATCGCCGGCCGCACGGCGCCCCCCGGCAAGCGGATGGGCCACGCGGGCGCGGTGATCTCTGGCGGGAAGGGCACGGCCGAGGACAAGATCGCCGCGCTGCAGGACGCCGGCATCGAGGTCGCCGAGAGCCCGGCCGACATGGGCGAAGCGATGAAGCGGGCGATCGCCAACCACAAGTAG
- a CDS encoding acyl-CoA desaturase: MAADSTLELPDTDAPEADPVGAGADAGLRPLTRPPGVDGKIFWYYAVAFVLIHVAACLAFVPYFFSWSGVVLAVLGYYWIGAIGINLCYHRLLTHRGFVCPKWLEHFFAILGVCNLQDAPARWVAIHRMHHQFSDMDRDPHSPLVDFLWGHVGWLVYQNKYFATADFYDRYARDLLKDRFYMRLEKNFMWFWVYVIHAALFYGAGFAVGWATSGTTAGGVQLAMSWLVWAVFVRTVAVWHVTWAVNSVTHLWGYRNYDTKDASRNSWWVALLTSGEGWHNNHHAKPRCVAHGHRWWELDATYWVVLVLERLGLATEVVHPKRYEPSEARR, translated from the coding sequence ATGGCTGCCGACTCGACGCTCGAACTGCCCGACACCGACGCCCCCGAAGCCGACCCGGTAGGCGCCGGGGCCGACGCCGGCCTGCGGCCGCTCACCCGCCCGCCGGGCGTCGACGGCAAGATCTTCTGGTACTACGCGGTCGCGTTCGTGCTGATCCACGTGGCGGCCTGCCTGGCGTTCGTGCCGTACTTCTTCAGCTGGTCGGGCGTTGTGCTCGCGGTGCTGGGCTACTACTGGATCGGCGCCATCGGCATCAACCTGTGCTACCACCGGCTGCTCACCCACCGCGGGTTTGTCTGCCCGAAGTGGCTGGAGCACTTCTTTGCGATCCTGGGCGTCTGCAACCTGCAGGACGCGCCGGCGCGGTGGGTGGCCATCCACCGGATGCACCACCAGTTCTCCGACATGGACCGTGACCCGCACAGCCCGCTGGTCGACTTCCTATGGGGCCACGTCGGCTGGCTGGTGTACCAGAACAAGTACTTTGCCACGGCCGACTTCTACGACCGCTACGCGCGGGACCTTCTGAAGGACCGGTTCTACATGCGGCTGGAGAAGAACTTCATGTGGTTCTGGGTCTACGTGATCCACGCCGCGTTGTTCTATGGCGCCGGCTTCGCCGTCGGCTGGGCCACCTCCGGCACAACTGCGGGCGGCGTCCAGCTGGCGATGAGCTGGCTGGTGTGGGCCGTGTTCGTGAGGACGGTCGCCGTGTGGCACGTCACGTGGGCGGTGAACTCCGTGACGCACCTGTGGGGCTACCGCAACTACGACACCAAGGACGCCAGCCGCAACAGTTGGTGGGTCGCCCTGCTGACCAGCGGCGAGGGCTGGCACAACAACCACCACGCCAAGCCGCGGTGCGTCGCCCACGGGCACCGCTGGTGGGAACTGGACGCCACCTACTGGGTCGTGCTGGTGCTGGAGCGGCTGGGCCTAGCGACCGAGGTGGTCCACCCCAAACGGTACGAGCCGTCTGAGGCGCGCCGCTAA
- a CDS encoding DUF6268 family outer membrane beta-barrel protein, translated as MSARTVAAAMFALLLAGDAGRAQTPPPPQHVDPLAMPSAVMAVSDPYVQPTQATSASNGVLMGSADTQASGSILPPGTRAGVFQKLNVTAEWMPRFDDDSVGVTGIGADVVFGLPLMSRETPLIITPAYRTNFLSGPDFVDLPARVHDAQVDFHHFRQLNENWLFDGAVTLGVYADDHSWDESDAFRVTGRALGVRDFHNYWKGVIGVVYLNRAGLSVVPAAGLMYDCGDFKADLVFPRPRLAWRTYCARPGCDERWVYLMGEIGGNRWAVQRDSGANDILAYRDLRVLIGTERKLVGGLSRRWELGYVFDREIEYELSSYDAPLDSSMFIRGGLTY; from the coding sequence ATGTCTGCTCGCACCGTCGCCGCGGCGATGTTCGCCCTGCTGCTTGCTGGCGACGCCGGCCGCGCGCAGACCCCCCCGCCGCCGCAGCACGTCGACCCGCTCGCAATGCCGTCCGCAGTGATGGCGGTCTCCGACCCCTACGTGCAGCCAACGCAGGCCACCAGCGCCTCGAACGGCGTGCTGATGGGCTCCGCCGACACCCAGGCTTCGGGCTCGATCCTCCCGCCGGGCACGCGTGCCGGCGTGTTCCAGAAGCTGAACGTGACTGCCGAATGGATGCCCCGCTTCGACGACGACTCGGTCGGCGTGACCGGCATCGGCGCCGATGTGGTCTTCGGCCTGCCCCTGATGTCACGGGAGACCCCGCTGATCATCACCCCGGCGTACCGCACGAACTTCCTGTCGGGCCCGGACTTTGTCGACCTGCCCGCACGCGTGCACGACGCGCAGGTCGACTTCCACCACTTCCGCCAGCTGAACGAGAACTGGCTGTTCGACGGCGCGGTCACCCTGGGCGTTTACGCCGACGACCACAGCTGGGACGAGTCCGACGCGTTCCGCGTCACCGGTCGGGCGCTGGGCGTGCGGGACTTCCACAACTACTGGAAGGGCGTGATCGGCGTGGTCTACCTGAACCGGGCAGGCTTGTCCGTAGTGCCCGCGGCCGGACTGATGTACGACTGCGGCGACTTCAAGGCCGACTTGGTGTTCCCGCGGCCCCGCCTCGCCTGGCGGACCTACTGCGCCCGCCCCGGCTGCGACGAGCGGTGGGTCTATCTGATGGGCGAGATCGGCGGCAACCGGTGGGCGGTCCAGCGCGACTCTGGCGCCAACGACATCCTCGCCTATCGTGACCTGCGGGTCCTGATTGGGACCGAGCGGAAACTGGTCGGCGGCCTGTCCCGCCGGTGGGAGTTGGGCTACGTGTTTGACCGGGAAATCGAGTACGAGCTGTCGTCGTACGACGCGCCGCTGGACAGCTCGATGTTCATCCGTGGCGGTTTAACGTACTAA